The window CTGGCCCGCATCGCCTTCGGTACCAACAACATCGATAGTTGCAACCGAACGTGACACGCACCTAGCGTCGTCGGTCTGGCGACGGTCTTTGGTGCGGGCGGGGGCACGAGCTCCTACGAAGAGGCGGAGGACACGGAGGTCGTGTTCCTCTGGGGTTCGAACGCGCGCGCTGCCCACCCCATCTGGTTCCACCATCTATTGAAAGGAATCCGGAACGGGGCGCGGTTGTACGTGGTCGACCCTCGGCGCACGGAGTCGGCGCAGTGGGCGGACGTGTGGATGGGGCTGAACGTGGGCTCGGACATCGCGCTCTCCAACGGCATGGCGCGCGAGATCATCCACGCGGGACTGACGCATGAGTGGTTCATCAAGAATGCCACGGAGGGGTTCGAGAAGTACCGCGAGTCGGTCGAACCGTATACGCTGGACTATGTGGAACAGATCACCGGCGTGCCCGCCGACGTGATCCGCGAGGCCGCCCACGCCTACGCCAAGGCCGAGCGGGCGATGATCTGCTGGACGCTGGGCATCACCGAACACCATGACGCCACCGCCAACGTGCTGGCCCTCATCAACCTGTCGCTCCTCACCGGCCACGTCGGGCGCTGGGGCTCGGGGTGCAACCCGCTGCGCGGCCAGAACAACGTGCAGGGCGGGGGCGACATGGGTGCGATTCCCAACAAGCTCCCCGGCTTCCAGGACATTCTCGACGACGAGGCGCGCACGCGCATCGAGAAGCGCTGGAGCACCACGATCCCGCGGAAATACGGCTGGAATCTCACCGAGATGCTGCACGCCATGGATCGGGGCGAGATGACGTCGCTGTTCGTGATCGGCGAGAACCCGGCGCAGTCCGACGCCGACGGGCATCATGTGGAGGCGCTGCTCCGCGGGCTCGACCACCTCGTGGTGCAGGAGATCTTCCTCACCAAGACGGCGCAGTTGGCCGACGTCGTGCTCCCGGCGAGCGCCAGCTGGTGCGAGGGCGAGGGCACGGTCACCAACAGCGAGCGCCGCATCCAGCGCGTGCGCAAGGCGGTGGAGCCGCCCGACGGGGCCCGCGACGAACTGTGGATTCTCTCCGAACTCGCGCGGCGCATGGGCCACGACTGGGGCCAGCCCACGGCGGAGGCCGTGTGGAACGAGGTGCGCGAGGTGGCGCCCGACTTCTGCGGCGGCACGAGTTACGCGCGCCTGGAGGCCCTGGGCGGCATCCAGTGGCCGTGCCCCGATGTATCGCATCCGGGCACGAAGTTCCTGCACGGGCGCCTGTGGGAGGACCCCCGCGGCGGGCGCGCCGCCCCCTTCTCGGTGGTGGCGCACGAGGGGCCGGTGGAGATGCCGGACCATGAGTATCCGCTAATGCTCACGACGGGTCGGCGGCTCGAATCGTACAACACCGGCGTCCAGTCGGGGGGCTACGAGTCGCCCCTGCACCTGGGGGAGACGCTCGACCTGTCCCCCGAAGACGCCGCCCGGCTGGGCATCGCCGACGGCGATCCGGTGCGCGTCACGTCGCGGCGGGGCGGCGTGGTGTCGCCGGCGCGGGTGGACCGCTCGCTGCGGCCCGGGGTGGTGTTCATGACATTACATTTTCCTGATGAAGTGGCCACGAACCTGCTGACCATCGACGCCTCGGACCTGCGGTCGGGCACGGCCGAGTTCAAGGCGTGCGCCGTGCGCGTGGAGCCCGCGGACGTGGCGGTGGAGGCCGGCGACTGATGGACATCCGGCTGCTCGAGGCCGCGCCGACGTCCGAGGAGCGCGGGGCCGTGGACGCCTGCCTCGGCCCGCCGCGGTCGGCGTGGGACGGCGGCGCGCGCGGCAGCATGCGCGATCGCCACGTGGCCCACGGGGGCCAGTCGATGCGGGACCGGCGCCATCGGCTGTTGCCCGCGCTGCAGGCGCTGCAGGCGCGCGTGGGCTGGATCAGCGAGGGCGGGTTGGCTTACGTATGCGAGCGGCTGGACGTGCCGCCTGCGGACGCGTGGGGGGTGGCCACCTTCTATGCGCTGCTCTCCACCACGCCGCGCGCCAAGCGCGTGCTCCACGTGTGCGACGACATCGCGTGCAAGTGCCGCGGGGCCGATGCGTTGATCGAGGAGTTGGAGCGGAAGGCCGGACCGGCGCACGCGCACGCGCCCGACGCCGACCACGTGCGTTTGGCCGATGACGCGTCGGTGTGGGTGCGCTCGCCCTGCCTGGGCATGTGCGAACATGGGCCGGCGG is drawn from Gemmatimonadaceae bacterium and contains these coding sequences:
- the fdhF gene encoding formate dehydrogenase subunit alpha, whose protein sequence is MATITSPRAYTRLTQPLVRENGELRPATWDEALDAAAEGFRRNIERNGPDALGIFSCSKSTNEMNFLAQKLARIAFGTNNIDSCNRTUHAPSVVGLATVFGAGGGTSSYEEAEDTEVVFLWGSNARAAHPIWFHHLLKGIRNGARLYVVDPRRTESAQWADVWMGLNVGSDIALSNGMAREIIHAGLTHEWFIKNATEGFEKYRESVEPYTLDYVEQITGVPADVIREAAHAYAKAERAMICWTLGITEHHDATANVLALINLSLLTGHVGRWGSGCNPLRGQNNVQGGGDMGAIPNKLPGFQDILDDEARTRIEKRWSTTIPRKYGWNLTEMLHAMDRGEMTSLFVIGENPAQSDADGHHVEALLRGLDHLVVQEIFLTKTAQLADVVLPASASWCEGEGTVTNSERRIQRVRKAVEPPDGARDELWILSELARRMGHDWGQPTAEAVWNEVREVAPDFCGGTSYARLEALGGIQWPCPDVSHPGTKFLHGRLWEDPRGGRAAPFSVVAHEGPVEMPDHEYPLMLTTGRRLESYNTGVQSGGYESPLHLGETLDLSPEDAARLGIADGDPVRVTSRRGGVVSPARVDRSLRPGVVFMTLHFPDEVATNLLTIDASDLRSGTAEFKACAVRVEPADVAVEAGD